Proteins found in one Haloferax litoreum genomic segment:
- a CDS encoding VOC family protein: protein MVEIPDLGIEIPEITQIAFVVEDIDDGMDRFGGILGLGPWDVYEFAPPTLHDTTYRGEEHDYSMTLALTYAGDTMIELIEPQEGESIYTEHLDEHGEGLHHVACFAFEDTEAVVETFEENDMPVIQSGVFGEVPYWYFDTAEQLNGVIFETATNLEEIPEPDRQYP from the coding sequence ATGGTCGAGATACCAGACCTCGGAATCGAGATTCCAGAGATAACACAGATTGCGTTCGTGGTCGAAGACATCGACGACGGGATGGACCGCTTCGGTGGCATCCTCGGACTCGGTCCGTGGGACGTCTACGAGTTCGCGCCGCCGACGCTCCACGACACGACCTACAGGGGAGAAGAACACGACTATTCGATGACACTGGCGCTCACGTACGCGGGCGACACGATGATAGAACTCATCGAACCACAGGAGGGAGAGAGCATCTACACCGAACACCTCGACGAACACGGGGAAGGCCTCCACCACGTTGCTTGCTTCGCGTTCGAAGACACTGAGGCGGTCGTCGAAACGTTCGAGGAGAACGACATGCCCGTCATCCAGAGCGGTGTCTTCGGGGAGGTGCCGTACTGGTACTTCGACACGGCTGAGCAACTCAACGGCGTCATCTTCGAGACGGCGACCAATTTAGAAGAGATTCCCGAACCGGACAGACAGTACCCATAG